Proteins from a genomic interval of Arachis hypogaea cultivar Tifrunner chromosome 10, arahy.Tifrunner.gnm2.J5K5, whole genome shotgun sequence:
- the LOC114924625 gene encoding uncharacterized protein — protein sequence MVRSTKIHKRLVTRIIITAVGKVGPHRLVVQDISPSRRQREFDFPWG from the exons ATGGTTAGAAGCACCAAGATACACAAGAGATTAGTAACACGGATTAT CATAACGGCGGTCGGGAAAGTGGGCCCCCATCGTCTAGTGGTCCAGGACATCTCTCCTTCAAGGAGACAACGGGAATTCGACTTCCCATGGGGGTAG
- the LOC112716806 gene encoding peroxidase 44 — protein sequence MKITILIIITFCCVFPLVFANLRLGFYGVSCPKAEAIVRDVVQRHFNKDRSITAALLRMHFHDCFVRGCDASLLIDPTRNRSSEKDAVPNRTVRGYDIIDDAKSILERACPETVSCADIISLATRDAVALAGGPSYNVPTGRRDGLVSNPREVRLPSPTLSVSEAMQSFGAKGFSLMEMVTLVGGGHSVGVAHCSMFRERLSSFRGGSVDPTMDPNLDARLVELCGSSNRPATNDPTVFLDLNTPFAFDNRFYNQILERRGILHFDQQLAMDESSRDMVSRFATDGDILFQNFANAMIKLSAVNVWLDNEGEIRRNCRAFN from the exons ATGAAGATCACCATCCTAATAATAATAACCTTCTGTTGTGTCTTCCCTTTAGTCTTTGCAAACCTAAGGCTTGGCTTCTATGGTGTCAGTTGTCCAAAAGCGGAGGCAATTGTTCGTGATGTTGTtcagaggcatttcaacaaagaCAGATCCATAACCGCCGCCTTGCTTCGCATGCACTTTCATGATTGTTTTGTTCGA GGTTGTGATGCGTCATTGCTAATAGATCCAACGAGGAACCGGTCATCGGAGAAAGATGCAGTGCCGAACCGAACCGTTCGAGGATACGACATCATTGACGACGCTAAGAGTATTTTGGAACGAGCTTGCCCTGAAACGGTGTCGTGTGCAGATATCATATCACTGGCGACGAGAGACGCAGTGGCTCTAGCCGGCGGACCAAGTTACAATGTCCCGACGGGAAGAAGAGACGGGTTAGTTTCGAACCCAAGAGAAGTGAGACTTCCGTCGCCGACACTGTCGGTGTCGGAAGCTATGCAGTCGTTCGGCGCAAAGGGGTTTTCGCTGATGGAAATGGTGACGCTGGTGGGAGGAGGACACTCAGTTGGAGTGGCGCATTGTAGCATGTTTCGCGAGAGGCTTTCGAGCTTTCGAGGAGGAAGTGTTGATCCCACCATGGATCCTAATTTGGATGCAAGGTTGGTGGAGTTATGTGGATCGTCGAACCGGCCGGCCACGAACGATCCGACCGTGTTTTTGGACCTAAACACGCCGTTTGCGTTTGATAATAGATTTTATAATCAAATTCTTGAGAGGAGAGGCATACTTCACTTCGATCAGCAGCTCGCTATGGACGAATCATCCAGAGACATGGTTTCGCGTTTTGCGACGGATGGTGATATCTTGTTTCAGAATTTTGCAAATGCGATGATAAAATTGTCTGCTGTTAATGTTTGGCTTGATAATGAAGGAGAGATTCGAAGGAATTGCAGggcttttaattaa